A window from Leptothermofonsia sichuanensis E412 encodes these proteins:
- a CDS encoding M1 family metallopeptidase — MPKSYLDTENGRKSFELPGARPHYNPDRPGQVEHIFLDLTLDIPNKRYQSTCEIHLNPVRSGIESLTLDAVNLTIQSVKVGTTPQEFDYDGEHLYIRLHQPTEVGRVIQLAIAYRVENPQRGIYFIAPDNHYPHKPTQVWTQGEDEDSRFWFPCFDYPGQLATSEIRVRVPKRFIAISNGELVKTEAEGDDKIYHWLQKEVHPTYLMTLAVGDFAELRDEWNGKPVTYYVEKGKEQEARLSLGKTPRMIEFFSQKFGYPYPYPKYAQVCVDDFIFGGMENTSTTLLTDRCLLDERASLDNRGTESLVAHELAHQWFGDLVVIKHWSHAWIKEGMASYSEVLWTEQEYGAEAAAYYRLNEARNYLEEDASRYRRPIVTHIYREAIELYDRHLYEKGACVYHMIRAELGDDLFFNAIATFVNDNAHKTVETIDLLRAIETATGRNLLFLFDQFVFRGGHPDYKVAYSWDGDSNLAKLTITQTQAKDGNNGSRNDLFDLKIPVAFGYVGGEKREERREERRAARTPSTLNSQFSMPYSSPLTPHLKSFTLRVREREQSFYFPLEKKPDFISFDAGNHILKTVTLDYPVPELKAQLQHDPDPLSRIFAAEALAKKGGLEAVKALSEALKQEAFWGVRVEVVKNLAKVKLDQAFTGLLAGLEDADARVRRAAVEALADIKTVDSYKALKPLAEKGDASYYVEAAAIRALGSLTASSLVENKEEKTLKLLKSVLKERQGWNEVVRAGAIAALSQMKTSENALNLILDYTEPGTPQALRLAAVRALGTISSGQTNVNVERILDRLSELSREPFFLTQVAVASALGQMETPRAIGILQALADQTPDGRVRRIAEEAVQKVQKNIGSDKAVKQLREELDQLKKENQELRSRLENLEAKTK, encoded by the coding sequence ATGCCGAAGTCTTATTTGGATACTGAAAATGGTCGCAAGTCATTTGAGTTGCCCGGTGCCAGACCCCACTACAATCCAGATCGCCCCGGTCAGGTCGAACACATTTTTCTGGACTTGACTCTGGATATTCCAAACAAACGTTACCAGAGTACCTGTGAAATTCACCTCAACCCGGTTCGCAGTGGCATTGAGAGCCTGACTCTGGATGCCGTCAATCTGACTATCCAGTCTGTTAAAGTTGGCACCACTCCCCAGGAGTTTGATTACGATGGAGAGCACCTTTACATCCGGTTGCACCAGCCCACTGAGGTTGGAAGGGTGATCCAACTGGCGATCGCCTACCGGGTTGAAAACCCGCAGCGGGGCATTTACTTTATTGCCCCTGACAACCATTATCCCCATAAACCTACTCAGGTCTGGACTCAGGGTGAAGATGAAGACTCCCGCTTCTGGTTTCCCTGCTTCGACTATCCGGGGCAACTGGCCACTTCGGAAATTCGGGTACGGGTTCCCAAACGCTTCATTGCCATTTCAAATGGGGAACTGGTCAAGACGGAGGCGGAGGGCGACGATAAGATTTATCACTGGTTGCAAAAGGAAGTCCACCCTACCTACCTGATGACCCTGGCCGTGGGGGATTTTGCCGAACTGCGGGATGAATGGAACGGCAAGCCTGTGACCTACTATGTTGAGAAGGGTAAAGAGCAGGAAGCCCGCCTCAGCCTGGGGAAAACCCCTCGCATGATTGAGTTTTTCAGTCAGAAGTTTGGCTATCCCTATCCCTATCCCAAGTATGCCCAGGTGTGTGTGGATGATTTCATCTTCGGCGGCATGGAAAACACTTCCACCACTCTGCTGACCGATCGCTGCCTGCTGGATGAACGGGCCTCCCTGGATAACCGGGGGACTGAGAGCCTGGTTGCCCACGAACTGGCACACCAGTGGTTTGGCGATCTGGTTGTGATCAAGCACTGGTCCCATGCCTGGATCAAGGAAGGGATGGCTTCCTATTCGGAAGTGCTGTGGACAGAGCAGGAGTATGGGGCAGAGGCGGCGGCTTACTACCGCCTCAACGAAGCCCGTAACTATCTGGAGGAAGATGCTTCCCGTTATCGTCGCCCCATTGTTACTCACATCTACCGGGAAGCCATTGAACTGTACGATCGCCACCTCTACGAAAAAGGGGCCTGTGTTTACCACATGATTCGGGCCGAACTGGGAGATGACCTGTTTTTCAATGCGATCGCCACCTTTGTCAACGACAACGCCCACAAGACGGTGGAAACGATTGACCTGCTGCGGGCGATCGAAACAGCGACTGGGCGCAATCTCCTCTTTCTGTTTGACCAGTTTGTCTTTCGAGGGGGGCATCCTGACTATAAGGTTGCCTACAGTTGGGACGGAGACAGCAACCTCGCTAAATTGACCATTACCCAGACCCAGGCAAAAGATGGCAACAACGGTAGCCGCAATGATTTATTTGATCTCAAGATCCCCGTTGCGTTTGGTTATGTTGGGGGAGAAAAGAGAGAAGAGAGGAGAGAGGAGAGAAGGGCAGCGAGAACTCCGTCAACTCTTAACTCTCAGTTTTCAATGCCTTACTCCTCACCGCTTACTCCTCACCTGAAGTCCTTTACCCTGCGAGTGCGTGAACGGGAGCAAAGCTTCTACTTTCCTCTGGAAAAGAAGCCTGACTTCATCAGCTTTGACGCTGGCAATCACATTTTGAAGACCGTCACACTCGACTATCCAGTGCCTGAACTCAAGGCCCAATTACAACATGATCCCGATCCCCTGTCGCGGATCTTTGCAGCAGAAGCCCTGGCTAAAAAGGGGGGACTGGAAGCGGTCAAAGCCCTTTCAGAGGCATTAAAACAGGAGGCTTTCTGGGGGGTACGGGTAGAAGTGGTCAAAAATCTGGCGAAGGTCAAACTGGATCAGGCCTTTACAGGGCTGCTGGCAGGACTGGAAGACGCCGATGCCAGAGTCCGTCGAGCAGCGGTCGAGGCACTGGCAGACATCAAAACAGTAGATAGCTATAAGGCGCTGAAGCCCCTGGCAGAAAAGGGGGATGCCAGCTATTACGTGGAAGCGGCTGCCATCCGTGCCCTGGGGAGTTTGACAGCATCCAGCCTGGTCGAAAATAAAGAAGAGAAGACATTGAAGCTGTTGAAGTCCGTATTGAAAGAGCGGCAGGGCTGGAATGAGGTCGTGCGAGCGGGTGCGATCGCGGCTCTCAGTCAAATGAAGACCTCTGAAAATGCCCTCAACCTGATTCTGGACTACACTGAACCCGGCACTCCCCAGGCACTCCGGCTGGCAGCGGTACGGGCGTTGGGTACCATTTCCAGTGGGCAAACCAACGTTAATGTGGAGCGTATCCTGGATCGCCTGAGCGAATTATCGAGGGAGCCCTTCTTCCTGACCCAGGTTGCTGTTGCCAGTGCCCTCGGTCAAATGGAAACCCCCAGGGCGATCGGTATTCTGCAAGCTCTGGCAGATCAGACTCCTGATGGTCGTGTTCGCCGTATCGCTGAGGAAGCGGTTCAGAAAGTGCAAAAGAATATTGGCAGCGATAAGGCAGTCAAACAGTTGCGGGAAGAACTGGACCAGTTAAAGAAAGAAAACCAGGAACTGAGGAGTCGGTTAGAAAATCTGGAAGCAAAGACAAAGTGA
- a CDS encoding class I SAM-dependent methyltransferase — protein sequence MTLTASPAPTLMSRLVNGILSIKPLANLAKDRARQMMIQRAEAIGVHWIKEVENLKARDWSADLAAVQNPDLIYPNYYLTSFHAYEEGDLGWEPALEVEVAAHTVHSGIWKEAGAEGDARLRQSYHDILKTSLPEPPRDIVDIGCSVGMSTFALQATYPNAHITGVDLSPYFLAVARYRTHLREQGNSYGVQAQFLPTPASKLPTPQWLHASAEATGLPDASFDLVSAFLIFHELPQDAAVKVLQEAHRLLRPGGYFAMMDMNPQSEIYARMPPYILTLLKSTEPYLDQYFTLDIEQALIKTGFEPPTIICNSPRHRTVIAQA from the coding sequence ATGACCCTTACGGCCAGCCCTGCCCCCACTCTGATGTCCCGCCTGGTAAACGGTATTCTCTCGATCAAACCCCTGGCAAACCTGGCAAAGGACCGGGCACGACAGATGATGATTCAGAGGGCAGAGGCGATCGGGGTGCACTGGATAAAAGAAGTAGAGAACCTAAAAGCGCGGGACTGGAGTGCAGATCTGGCAGCCGTTCAGAATCCAGATTTGATTTACCCAAATTATTATCTGACTTCTTTCCATGCCTATGAAGAAGGGGATCTGGGCTGGGAACCTGCCCTGGAAGTAGAAGTCGCTGCTCATACAGTTCATTCCGGTATCTGGAAGGAAGCGGGGGCAGAGGGGGATGCCCGCCTGCGCCAGAGCTACCACGACATTCTAAAAACAAGTCTGCCAGAGCCACCCAGAGATATTGTGGATATAGGCTGTAGCGTTGGCATGAGTACCTTTGCCCTGCAAGCGACCTACCCCAATGCCCATATTACAGGGGTTGATTTGTCTCCCTACTTTCTGGCAGTCGCTCGTTATCGGACCCATCTGCGGGAGCAGGGAAACTCCTATGGGGTCCAGGCACAATTTCTCCCGACTCCCGCTTCCAAACTTCCGACTCCTCAATGGCTTCACGCCTCCGCCGAAGCCACTGGACTACCCGATGCCTCCTTCGACCTGGTATCTGCCTTTCTGATCTTCCATGAACTACCCCAGGATGCGGCGGTCAAAGTTCTGCAAGAGGCCCATCGGCTTCTGCGACCCGGTGGTTATTTTGCCATGATGGATATGAACCCTCAGTCAGAGATTTATGCTAGGATGCCGCCCTACATCCTGACGTTGTTAAAAAGCACCGAACCCTACCTGGATCAGTACTTCACTCTGGATATAGAACAGGCACTTATTAAGACCGGCTTTGAGCCACCAACCATAATCTGTAACAGTCCTCGTCACCGGACGGTCATCGCTCAGGCTTAA
- a CDS encoding DUF760 domain-containing protein, whose translation MNNTSDRVPDFFGDVAESGNQFWHYVQSLSPDAISQLSRPASPEVFQVMERNVIGLLGGLPSEHFDITVTTSRENLGRLLASAMMSGYFLRNAEQRMALEKSLIGADSSTGSTEG comes from the coding sequence GTGAACAACACATCAGATCGAGTACCAGACTTTTTTGGAGATGTTGCTGAATCAGGCAATCAGTTTTGGCACTATGTCCAGTCTCTAAGCCCTGACGCCATTAGCCAACTCTCTCGCCCTGCTTCGCCTGAAGTGTTCCAGGTGATGGAGCGGAACGTTATCGGGCTACTTGGTGGATTACCCTCTGAACACTTCGACATCACAGTCACCACCAGTCGAGAAAATCTGGGTCGTCTCCTGGCTTCTGCTATGATGAGTGGCTACTTTTTAAGGAATGCAGAGCAACGGATGGCATTAGAGAAGTCTTTAATTGGGGCTGACAGTTCTACGGGTTCTACGGAAGGTTAG
- the mutY gene encoding A/G-specific adenine glycosylase has product MATSRRRSRAHNLKDSAGSYGRLPSFDINDLRQSLLSWYRQSGRDLPWRQSRDPYAIWVSEIMLQQTQVKTVIPYYQRWLQQFPTIQDLAESDQQQVLKTWQGLGYYARARNLYRAAQQIVQQYGGEFPDQLEAVMALPGIGRTTAGGILSAAFHQPTPILDGNVKRVLTRLAALKVPPSRAIAQLWKLSETILDPDSPRDFNQALMDLGATLCTVHNPNCPNCPWNRPCQAYNLGIQSQLPMTESHPPLPRKSIGVAVIWNGEGQILIDRRPQSGLLGGLWEFPGGKLEPGETIEACIQREIREELGIEIEVGDRLITVDHTYSHFHVTLNVHHCRHISGEPQPIECDEVRWVTLAEIDQYPFPKANLQIIEALRQDASGS; this is encoded by the coding sequence GTGGCAACTTCCAGGCGACGATCGCGCGCTCATAATTTGAAAGACTCGGCAGGCAGTTATGGCCGCTTGCCGAGTTTTGACATAAATGACTTAAGGCAATCCTTACTAAGCTGGTATCGCCAGTCTGGTAGAGATTTACCGTGGCGGCAGAGTCGTGATCCCTATGCCATATGGGTTTCTGAAATCATGTTGCAGCAGACCCAGGTGAAGACGGTCATCCCCTACTATCAGCGCTGGCTCCAGCAATTTCCAACTATCCAGGATCTGGCAGAATCGGACCAACAACAAGTACTCAAAACCTGGCAGGGATTGGGATACTATGCCCGCGCCCGCAATCTGTACCGGGCTGCGCAACAAATTGTGCAACAGTATGGTGGTGAATTTCCTGACCAGCTAGAAGCCGTAATGGCACTACCTGGAATTGGCCGAACAACCGCAGGGGGTATTTTGAGTGCGGCTTTCCATCAGCCCACGCCCATTCTGGATGGCAATGTAAAACGGGTGCTGACACGGCTAGCTGCTCTAAAGGTGCCGCCCAGCCGGGCGATCGCCCAACTTTGGAAGCTTTCAGAAACCATCCTCGATCCGGATTCTCCCCGTGACTTCAACCAGGCATTGATGGACCTGGGGGCAACTCTCTGCACGGTTCACAATCCCAACTGTCCAAACTGTCCCTGGAACCGTCCCTGTCAGGCTTACAATCTAGGCATTCAATCCCAACTCCCCATGACTGAATCCCACCCTCCCCTGCCTCGCAAATCAATCGGTGTTGCCGTCATCTGGAATGGTGAGGGGCAGATATTGATTGATCGCCGTCCCCAGAGTGGGCTGTTGGGTGGGTTGTGGGAATTTCCCGGTGGCAAACTGGAACCAGGAGAAACTATTGAAGCCTGTATCCAGCGAGAAATCCGTGAGGAACTGGGCATTGAGATTGAAGTGGGCGATCGCCTGATCACTGTTGACCATACCTATTCCCATTTCCACGTTACCCTGAACGTTCATCACTGCCGCCATATCAGTGGCGAACCTCAGCCCATTGAATGTGATGAAGTACGCTGGGTCACCCTGGCAGAGATTGATCAATACCCTTTCCCAAAGGCAAACCTCCAGATTATCGAAGCCCTACGGCAAGACGCCTCAGGTTCCTGA
- a CDS encoding chlorophyll a/b-binding protein — MQDATKVTTPAVEADRNAWKLGFTPQAELWNGRLAMIGFLSALLIELFSGQGVLHFWGLL; from the coding sequence ATGCAAGACGCAACTAAAGTTACAACCCCCGCTGTTGAAGCAGATCGCAATGCATGGAAGCTTGGTTTTACTCCCCAGGCTGAGCTGTGGAACGGTCGTCTGGCAATGATCGGCTTCCTGTCTGCTCTGTTAATCGAATTGTTCTCTGGCCAGGGTGTGCTCCACTTCTGGGGTTTACTGTAA
- a CDS encoding PEP-CTERM sorting domain-containing protein (PEP-CTERM proteins occur, often in large numbers, in the proteomes of bacteria that also encode an exosortase, a predicted intramembrane cysteine proteinase. The presence of a PEP-CTERM domain at a protein's C-terminus predicts cleavage within the sorting domain, followed by covalent anchoring to some some component of the (usually Gram-negative) cell surface. Many PEP-CTERM proteins exhibit an unusual sequence composition that includes large numbers of potential glycosylation sites. Expression of one such protein has been shown restore the ability of a bacterium to form floc, a type of biofilm.) → MDAENEWQKWMATSEPVKTLGAIAMKGMPCKPTTLSAVAAGITLLSSAGFVDPAQAFSVSISPSACSLSRCSTENTGAATLLDFTFTQSGNNVLLNLGISNTTNGSVGLGATQATLVGVAFDLISGVTLSAVNYNAGSSGFTKFWKDAALNPFGTFDVGISPNRQTFAGGNPQTGLTAGQTTLVSFLLTGSNLDAATVESSFLRGFSDGSLQVAARFQQVNAGGGSDKVLGGVIESGPSEAVPEPTTILGVAAAGTFLISRKKLQRQNAK, encoded by the coding sequence TTGGATGCCGAAAATGAATGGCAAAAATGGATGGCAACCAGTGAACCCGTCAAAACTCTAGGAGCGATCGCAATGAAGGGAATGCCTTGCAAACCTACCACTCTGTCTGCTGTGGCAGCAGGTATTACACTGCTTTCTTCTGCTGGTTTCGTTGATCCTGCCCAGGCATTCAGTGTCTCCATTTCTCCCAGTGCCTGTTCTCTCTCCAGATGCAGCACGGAGAATACGGGTGCAGCCACCCTGCTGGATTTTACCTTTACCCAGAGCGGTAATAATGTCTTGCTGAATCTGGGGATCAGCAACACCACCAATGGCAGTGTTGGGTTGGGGGCAACCCAGGCTACCCTGGTTGGCGTAGCATTTGACCTGATCAGCGGCGTCACTCTGTCTGCCGTCAATTACAACGCTGGTAGCAGCGGCTTTACCAAGTTCTGGAAAGATGCGGCTTTGAATCCCTTTGGAACCTTTGATGTGGGCATCAGCCCTAACCGTCAAACCTTTGCCGGTGGCAATCCTCAAACGGGTTTAACTGCCGGACAAACCACCCTGGTGAGCTTTTTGCTAACTGGCAGCAATTTAGATGCAGCGACGGTCGAGTCTTCCTTCCTGCGCGGGTTCAGTGATGGTTCCTTACAGGTGGCAGCCCGATTCCAGCAGGTTAATGCCGGAGGAGGCAGCGACAAAGTTCTGGGCGGGGTGATTGAGAGTGGACCTTCAGAGGCAGTTCCCGAACCTACAACCATTTTGGGCGTTGCGGCAGCCGGTACGTTCTTGATCAGCCGGAAAAAACTACAGCGTCAAAATGCTAAGTAA
- the cofG gene encoding 7,8-didemethyl-8-hydroxy-5-deazariboflavin synthase subunit CofG: MAFLDRTVTYSPAYTIVPTYECFNRCSYCNFRTDPGKSPWLSLVDAEIQLKALKPAGVIEVLVLSGEVHPQSPQRKIWFQRIYDLCELALSLGFLPHTNAGPLSQTEMAQLRTVNVSMGLMLEQVTPKLLQSVHRHAPSKLPELRLQQLIWAGELQIPFTTGMLLGIGETVAERQETLTAIARIHQRFGHIQEVILQPYSPGKHEVWASSPFKSEDLVDTITLARQVLPTDITLQVPPNLIRDDGYLIACLEAGVRDLGGIGPRDEVNPNYPHPIDSELAATLKAAGWDLIPRLPVYPQYDEWLPSHLQTAVEKFRKSFARMNGLVHPGKRFLLPADP, from the coding sequence ATGGCATTCCTGGATAGGACCGTTACTTACAGTCCTGCATACACGATTGTTCCAACCTATGAGTGTTTCAACCGTTGTAGTTACTGTAATTTCCGAACAGATCCGGGTAAAAGCCCGTGGCTATCGCTGGTGGACGCTGAGATTCAGTTGAAAGCACTAAAACCTGCCGGAGTGATTGAGGTGCTTGTCCTCAGTGGCGAGGTGCATCCCCAAAGTCCGCAACGAAAGATTTGGTTTCAAAGAATTTACGACCTGTGTGAACTTGCTCTATCCCTGGGATTTCTGCCCCATACCAATGCAGGTCCCCTGAGCCAGACTGAGATGGCACAACTCCGCACAGTCAATGTCTCGATGGGGTTAATGCTGGAGCAGGTGACTCCAAAACTGTTGCAGTCTGTGCATCGCCATGCACCCAGCAAGCTCCCGGAACTGAGGTTGCAACAGTTAATCTGGGCAGGTGAATTGCAAATTCCATTTACAACCGGGATGCTGCTGGGAATTGGTGAAACAGTGGCAGAACGACAGGAAACACTGACCGCGATCGCCCGGATTCATCAACGGTTTGGGCATATTCAAGAGGTCATCCTACAACCCTACAGTCCTGGAAAGCATGAGGTGTGGGCAAGTTCTCCTTTCAAATCAGAAGATTTAGTTGATACCATTACCCTTGCTCGTCAGGTCCTCCCAACCGACATTACACTTCAAGTTCCCCCCAATCTGATACGGGATGATGGTTATCTGATTGCCTGTCTGGAAGCGGGGGTAAGAGATCTGGGGGGAATTGGACCTCGTGATGAGGTTAACCCCAATTATCCTCATCCCATTGATTCTGAACTGGCAGCTACTTTGAAAGCAGCAGGATGGGATTTGATTCCTCGTTTGCCCGTTTATCCTCAATATGATGAGTGGCTACCCTCTCACTTACAAACAGCCGTGGAAAAATTCAGAAAATCTTTTGCCAGGATGAATGGTCTGGTTCATCCTGGCAAAAGATTCTTACTACCTGCCGACCCCTAA
- a CDS encoding helix-turn-helix transcriptional regulator, which yields MTARLFSVPLESASVSSLFCNPAAGSFSSTRSQRRDPGRISDKKPPDRSVRPCHDEGPELSLLWSNLLELLQEGIIVVSRSLKPIYWNGKAKEICQALSEIPWSALELPTVISEVCHRLIRENHPMNHPLVLECRTSSHQTVRIKARWFHATAAQGNGKVLEDDTGTGSYSIKNQETYQYPYILVFIENCTDSLKEELRIEQKKYDLTDREVEVWMLLRQEYTYQEIAKMLQISLNTVKTHVKNVYAKRRSFQGQEKFWCSQ from the coding sequence ATGACAGCCCGTTTATTTTCAGTTCCGTTGGAATCTGCGTCTGTCAGTTCTCTGTTCTGCAACCCTGCTGCCGGCAGTTTTAGCAGCACCCGCTCCCAACGCCGTGACCCTGGTAGAATTTCCGACAAAAAACCACCCGATAGATCTGTAAGGCCATGTCATGACGAAGGACCTGAACTGAGTCTCTTGTGGAGTAACTTACTGGAGTTGCTTCAGGAAGGCATCATCGTCGTTTCCCGTAGCCTGAAACCCATCTACTGGAATGGAAAGGCAAAGGAAATCTGTCAGGCACTATCCGAGATTCCGTGGTCTGCTCTCGAACTGCCAACTGTAATCTCTGAGGTTTGTCATCGTCTAATTCGGGAAAACCATCCCATGAATCACCCACTCGTCCTGGAATGTCGAACCAGTAGCCACCAGACTGTCCGCATCAAAGCTCGCTGGTTTCATGCCACGGCTGCCCAGGGAAACGGCAAGGTTCTAGAGGATGACACAGGCACTGGCTCCTATTCAATCAAGAACCAGGAAACCTATCAATACCCCTACATTCTGGTATTCATTGAAAACTGCACCGACTCCCTTAAAGAGGAGTTACGGATCGAACAGAAAAAGTATGATCTGACCGACCGGGAAGTAGAGGTCTGGATGCTGTTGCGGCAAGAATATACTTACCAGGAAATTGCCAAAATGCTCCAGATTAGCCTGAACACGGTTAAGACCCACGTCAAGAATGTGTATGCCAAACGCCGGAGTTTCCAGGGGCAGGAAAAGTTCTGGTGCTCTCAGTAA
- a CDS encoding ribbon-helix-helix domain-containing protein, with product MHTLTRTSTTEMEVTSIRLERELKERLKELAGSQGYQALIRDILWNYVQQKAGDFTPQIAKSEIRATIAATARQEERCALTGRPIRPTESMLLGLTTNGLLLPLIPDSLH from the coding sequence ATGCATACATTGACTCGCACATCCACCACTGAGATGGAAGTAACCAGCATTCGTCTGGAGCGGGAATTGAAAGAACGTCTGAAGGAGCTTGCGGGTAGCCAGGGCTACCAGGCACTCATTCGAGATATTCTCTGGAACTATGTGCAGCAAAAGGCGGGAGACTTTACACCTCAGATTGCAAAGAGCGAAATCCGTGCCACGATCGCCGCCACTGCCCGTCAGGAAGAACGCTGCGCCCTCACAGGCAGACCGATCCGACCCACGGAATCAATGCTCCTGGGACTGACGACAAATGGACTCCTGCTTCCCCTGATTCCCGATAGCCTGCACTAG
- a CDS encoding class I SAM-dependent methyltransferase, with the protein MRTDTVWQDKALVEHFLTGVRAAIPFATDQINVALQVVDRTGHRVHRIADLGCGDGAIAQAALIHYPDAHVTALDFSEPMLDQANQRLRSFRERVTLVQSDLYTADWQKGLEPFDVIFSGYCIHHLPDRRKQELYREIYHLLNPGGCFLNIEHVASPTPWVEALFNESLVDALYAWHLSQGGTDSREVVAQRFVYWEDKKANILTPVEVQCNWLRAIGFQQVDCFFKWYELAVFGGVKK; encoded by the coding sequence ATGAGAACTGATACCGTTTGGCAGGATAAAGCACTGGTAGAACACTTTTTGACCGGCGTTCGGGCAGCCATTCCTTTTGCCACTGATCAGATCAACGTCGCGCTGCAAGTCGTTGATCGCACCGGGCACCGGGTTCACCGAATTGCTGATCTGGGCTGTGGGGATGGGGCGATCGCCCAGGCAGCCCTGATCCATTATCCAGACGCCCATGTGACCGCCCTCGACTTCTCTGAACCAATGCTGGATCAGGCAAACCAGCGCCTGCGATCGTTTAGGGAACGGGTCACCCTGGTTCAGTCAGACCTTTACACGGCTGACTGGCAAAAGGGGCTAGAACCGTTTGATGTTATTTTCTCAGGCTACTGCATTCACCACTTACCTGATCGCCGCAAACAGGAACTCTACCGTGAGATCTATCACCTGCTCAATCCCGGTGGCTGTTTCCTGAACATTGAACATGTAGCATCGCCAACTCCCTGGGTCGAAGCCCTATTTAATGAATCCCTGGTAGATGCTCTTTATGCCTGGCATTTGTCCCAGGGGGGCACTGATTCCAGGGAAGTCGTCGCTCAACGCTTTGTCTACTGGGAAGATAAAAAAGCCAATATCCTGACACCCGTTGAAGTTCAGTGCAACTGGCTGCGGGCGATCGGCTTTCAGCAGGTGGACTGTTTCTTCAAGTGGTATGAGCTGGCAGTATTTGGAGGCGTGAAAAAGTAA
- a CDS encoding Arm DNA-binding domain-containing protein, protein MSNSQRLPKGSVSIEGFQGWLRLRLPRQLYGGKQKYLTLGMADTLENRKAAELKARQIELDIISDNFDATLELIRANL, encoded by the coding sequence ATGAGCAACTCACAACGACTTCCCAAAGGTTCGGTCAGTATCGAAGGGTTTCAGGGATGGCTAAGGCTACGGCTTCCCAGACAGCTATACGGTGGTAAACAGAAGTATCTGACTTTGGGAATGGCAGATACGCTAGAAAACCGGAAAGCTGCTGAACTTAAGGCTAGGCAGATTGAGCTTGACATTATCAGTGACAACTTCGATGCAACCTTAGAGCTAATTAGGGCTAATTTATAA
- a CDS encoding transposase translates to MLSAAAQLHRSGKNFANAVQPGCGEHVRVEVIERMSKTFEHLPKRWIVERTFGWLNRFRRLSKDYEVYSQVSEAMIYGSLIRLIVRRLTA, encoded by the coding sequence GTGTTATCTGCCGCCGCACAACTTCACCGTTCAGGTAAGAATTTTGCCAACGCCGTTCAACCAGGATGTGGGGAGCACGTACGAGTAGAAGTCATTGAGCGAATGTCTAAGACGTTTGAGCACCTTCCGAAGCGGTGGATTGTAGAGCGTACTTTTGGTTGGCTCAACCGATTCCGACGTTTAAGCAAGGATTATGAAGTGTATTCACAGGTGAGTGAAGCCATGATTTATGGTTCTTTGATTCGTCTGATAGTCCGACGATTGACTGCTTAA
- a CDS encoding DUF3368 domain-containing protein — protein sequence MIVVANTSPINYLLLIDQIDLLPRLFQAIIIPDVVRDEMVDQSAPSVLQQWINNPPPWLVIQAVSGIDETLNTLDPGEQAAITLAQTLPADLLIIDERLGRRIANDRGIPIIGTLGILDDAARQGLVELSDAIARLQQTNFRISRRIIQQLLDEE from the coding sequence ATGATCGTCGTTGCCAATACCTCGCCAATCAACTATCTGTTGCTCATAGACCAGATCGACCTGCTCCCCCGCCTATTTCAGGCCATCATCATTCCCGATGTAGTTCGGGATGAGATGGTCGATCAATCTGCACCCTCTGTCCTTCAGCAATGGATTAACAATCCTCCTCCTTGGCTCGTAATTCAAGCCGTTTCCGGGATTGATGAAACCCTCAATACCCTTGATCCCGGCGAACAGGCAGCGATTACTCTCGCTCAAACCCTGCCAGCAGATTTGCTGATTATCGATGAACGCTTGGGGAGACGTATCGCTAACGATCGAGGAATTCCTATCATCGGTACTCTTGGCATCTTGGATGATGCTGCACGTCAAGGTCTAGTAGAGCTTTCAGATGCGATCGCCCGATTGCAGCAGACGAACTTTCGGATATCACGTCGTATCATTCAGCAACTTCTAGACGAAGAATAG